The following coding sequences lie in one Kribbella sp. NBC_00709 genomic window:
- a CDS encoding phenylalanine--tRNA ligase subunit beta, translating into MRVPLSWLREYVDLPAGVTGRDVAEQLIRAGLEVETVEESDLTGPLVVGKVLTFEDEPQKNGKTIRWCSLDIGKDEPQWVVCGAHNFAVGDLVVVVLPGAVLPGGFAISARKTYGHVSNGMICSSAELGLGDDGTHGIVVLEPGEATPGDDAIELLALRDDVLDIAVTPDRGYCLSIRGVAREAATAYGVALTDPADLALDGSGSGGYPVRVDDPEACSVFVTRTVTGIDAKALSPRWMQKRLLASGMRPISIGVDVANYVMLELGQPIHTYDKARLSGEIVVRRANAGEKLMTLDDQTRELDAEDLLITDDSGAIGVAGVMGGASTEISDATTDVVIEAAHFHPIVIARASRRHKLSSEASRRFEREVDPRLPRYAAQRVADLLAEYAGGTILPDETVVDTHPLPEPVNLRADHAARVAGALITLEETVRHLESVGCTVASAAADATAAPLAAGVHAPVLAEVGTTTVGAANVQGDDLLTVTPPSWRPDLRDPNDFAEEVIRLFGFDNVPSILPAAPGGQGLTVSQKRRRRVATALVGAGLTEVVSYPFTGAADFDAMGLPADDVRRTTVKLVNPISDEEPSMQTTLLATLLRTAERNVGRGATDLAIFQTGLVFLPKAETKPAPLPSVAHRPSDAEIQSLYDALPDQPLHVGVVLTGSLTPTGWWGKGRPAGWADAVQIARLIASAVGVEPVVTNVELAPWHPGRCAEFSVEGKVVGHAGELHPKVCQAFGLPTRSSAVELDLGALIAAGPESITAHPFSSYPVAKEDVALIVPAEVSAADVQAALVEGAGELLEAVRLFDVYTGEQIGEGKKSLAFALRFRAPDRTLKENEVADARQAAVQVTVDRFDAVQRVG; encoded by the coding sequence ATGCGGGTCCCACTGTCATGGCTTCGTGAGTACGTCGACCTCCCGGCCGGGGTCACCGGCCGCGACGTCGCGGAGCAGCTGATCCGGGCCGGCCTCGAGGTCGAGACCGTCGAGGAGTCCGACCTGACCGGCCCGCTCGTGGTCGGCAAGGTGCTGACGTTCGAGGACGAGCCGCAGAAGAACGGCAAGACGATCCGCTGGTGCTCGCTCGACATCGGCAAGGACGAGCCGCAGTGGGTCGTCTGCGGCGCGCACAACTTCGCGGTCGGCGATCTGGTCGTCGTCGTGCTGCCCGGCGCGGTCCTGCCCGGCGGGTTCGCGATCTCGGCGCGGAAGACGTACGGGCATGTCTCCAACGGGATGATCTGCTCGAGCGCGGAGCTTGGTCTGGGCGACGACGGTACGCACGGCATCGTCGTCCTGGAGCCGGGTGAGGCCACGCCGGGCGACGACGCGATCGAGCTGCTGGCGCTGCGCGACGACGTGCTCGACATCGCGGTGACGCCGGATCGTGGGTACTGCCTGTCGATCCGCGGGGTCGCACGCGAGGCCGCGACGGCGTACGGCGTTGCCCTGACCGACCCTGCGGACCTGGCTCTGGACGGGTCGGGGTCGGGCGGTTACCCGGTGCGGGTCGACGATCCGGAGGCCTGCAGCGTGTTCGTCACGCGGACGGTGACCGGGATCGACGCGAAGGCGTTGTCGCCGCGGTGGATGCAGAAGCGGCTGCTCGCGTCCGGGATGCGGCCGATCTCGATCGGGGTCGACGTCGCGAACTACGTGATGCTCGAGCTCGGTCAGCCGATCCACACCTACGACAAGGCGCGGCTGTCCGGCGAGATCGTCGTCCGGCGGGCGAATGCCGGCGAGAAGCTGATGACGCTCGACGACCAGACCCGGGAGCTGGATGCCGAGGACCTGCTGATTACCGACGACTCCGGCGCGATCGGTGTCGCCGGGGTGATGGGTGGCGCGTCGACGGAGATCTCCGACGCGACCACGGACGTGGTGATCGAGGCCGCGCACTTCCACCCGATCGTGATCGCGCGGGCGTCGCGCCGCCACAAGCTGTCGTCGGAGGCATCGCGCCGGTTCGAGCGCGAGGTCGACCCGCGCCTGCCGAGGTACGCCGCGCAACGCGTCGCCGACCTGCTGGCCGAGTACGCGGGCGGCACGATCCTCCCCGACGAAACCGTCGTCGACACCCACCCCCTGCCGGAGCCGGTCAACCTCCGCGCCGACCACGCAGCTCGTGTCGCCGGCGCCCTGATCACCCTCGAGGAGACTGTTCGTCATCTGGAGTCGGTGGGCTGCACGGTCGCGTCCGCCGCGGCGGACGCGACTGCCGCTCCGTTGGCTGCCGGCGTACACGCTCCGGTGCTTGCGGAGGTCGGCACCACAACTGTTGGTGCGGCCAACGTGCAGGGCGATGATCTGCTGACGGTGACTCCGCCGTCGTGGCGGCCGGATCTTCGGGACCCCAACGACTTCGCCGAGGAAGTCATTCGGCTGTTCGGGTTCGACAACGTGCCGTCGATCTTGCCTGCAGCGCCGGGTGGGCAGGGCCTGACGGTGTCGCAGAAGCGCCGTCGCCGGGTCGCGACCGCGCTCGTCGGCGCTGGGCTGACCGAGGTCGTGTCGTACCCGTTCACGGGCGCGGCCGACTTCGACGCGATGGGCCTCCCGGCCGACGACGTACGACGTACGACGGTGAAGCTGGTCAACCCGATCTCAGATGAAGAGCCGTCGATGCAGACGACCCTGCTCGCGACCCTGCTCCGGACCGCCGAGCGCAACGTCGGCCGCGGTGCGACCGACCTGGCGATCTTCCAGACCGGCCTCGTCTTCCTCCCGAAGGCGGAGACGAAGCCCGCGCCGCTCCCGTCGGTCGCGCACCGGCCGAGCGACGCCGAGATCCAGTCGCTGTACGACGCCCTCCCGGACCAGCCGCTGCACGTCGGAGTGGTGCTGACCGGCTCGCTGACCCCGACCGGGTGGTGGGGGAAGGGCCGTCCGGCCGGTTGGGCCGACGCGGTGCAGATCGCGCGGCTGATCGCGTCGGCGGTCGGTGTCGAGCCGGTCGTCACGAACGTGGAGCTCGCGCCGTGGCACCCGGGGCGGTGCGCCGAGTTCTCCGTCGAGGGCAAGGTCGTCGGGCATGCGGGTGAGCTGCACCCGAAGGTCTGCCAGGCGTTCGGTCTGCCGACCCGCTCGAGTGCGGTCGAGCTCGACCTCGGAGCGTTGATCGCGGCGGGGCCGGAGTCGATCACGGCGCACCCCTTCTCGTCGTACCCGGTGGCCAAGGAGGACGTGGCGCTGATCGTCCCGGCCGAGGTGTCGGCGGCGGACGTGCAGGCTGCGCTGGTCGAGGGCGCGGGCGAGCTGCTGGAGGCGGTCCGGTTGTTCGACGTGTACACCGGCGAGCAGATCGGCGAGGGCAAGAAGTCGCTCGCGTTCGCGCTGCGGTTCCGGGCGCCGGACCGGACCCTGAAGGAGAACGAGGTCGCCGACGCCCGCCAGGCCGCGGTCCAGGTGACCGTCGACCGCTTCGACGCCGTCCAACGGGTCGGCTAG
- the pheS gene encoding phenylalanine--tRNA ligase subunit alpha has product MSGPNTDYDPVEVTPLHAEEVERTRDEALTAFTEAADLAALQEAKSTYLGDKSPIVLANREIGALPPQARKEAGQRIGAARKAINEGFASRLAVLEAAHEEQLLATERVDVTLPWHTPELGARHPLSLISEQVADVFTALGWDVAEGPEVEAEWLNFDALNFQPDHPARQMQDTFFVEPAGTGKVLRTHTSPVQARSMLTRKPPIYVICPGRVFRTDELDATHTPVFYQVEGLVVDEGITLAHLKGTLDHFVVSMFGEGLEARLRPNFFPFTEPSAEVDLKCFVCRGASVGNPDRPCRTCGSEGWIEWGGCGVVNPRVLQANGIDTDRYSGFAFGMGLERTLMFRNGVEDMRDMVEGDVRFSRQFGMEI; this is encoded by the coding sequence ATGTCCGGTCCCAACACTGATTACGACCCGGTCGAAGTGACGCCGCTGCATGCCGAAGAGGTGGAGCGGACCCGCGACGAGGCACTGACGGCGTTCACCGAGGCGGCCGACCTGGCCGCCCTGCAGGAGGCCAAGTCCACCTATCTCGGCGACAAGTCGCCGATCGTGCTGGCCAACCGGGAGATCGGCGCGCTGCCGCCGCAGGCCCGTAAGGAGGCCGGCCAGCGGATCGGTGCGGCCCGGAAGGCGATCAACGAGGGCTTCGCGTCCCGGCTGGCCGTCCTCGAGGCTGCGCACGAGGAGCAGCTGCTGGCCACCGAGCGCGTCGACGTGACGCTGCCGTGGCACACCCCCGAGCTCGGCGCGCGGCATCCGCTGTCGCTGATCTCCGAGCAGGTCGCGGACGTCTTCACCGCGCTCGGCTGGGACGTTGCGGAGGGGCCCGAGGTCGAGGCCGAGTGGCTCAACTTCGACGCGCTGAACTTCCAGCCCGACCACCCGGCACGACAGATGCAGGACACGTTCTTCGTCGAGCCGGCCGGCACCGGCAAGGTGCTGCGCACGCACACGTCGCCGGTGCAGGCGCGGTCGATGCTGACCCGCAAGCCGCCGATCTACGTGATCTGCCCGGGCCGCGTGTTCCGCACCGACGAGCTGGACGCGACGCACACGCCGGTCTTCTACCAGGTCGAGGGCCTGGTCGTGGACGAAGGCATCACGCTCGCGCACCTCAAGGGCACGCTCGACCACTTCGTCGTCTCGATGTTCGGCGAGGGCCTCGAGGCGCGGCTGCGGCCGAACTTCTTCCCCTTCACCGAGCCGTCGGCCGAGGTCGACCTGAAATGCTTCGTCTGCCGCGGTGCGTCCGTGGGCAACCCGGACCGTCCGTGCCGCACGTGTGGCAGCGAGGGCTGGATCGAGTGGGGCGGCTGCGGCGTGGTCAACCCGCGGGTCCTGCAGGCCAACGGCATCGACACCGATCGGTACTCCGGCTTCGCGTTCGGCATGGGTCTGGAGCGGACGCTGATGTTCCGCAACGGGGTCGAGGACATGCGGGACATGGTCGAGGGTGACGTGCGGTTCAGCCGCCAGTTCGGGATGGAGATCTGA
- a CDS encoding MFS transporter: MTSTPFESPETPAETPATGHPRRWWILSILCLSLMVLVVDNTVLNLAIPSLMRDLGATPADIQWVIDAYILAFAGLLLTAGSLSDRFGRRKMLLLGLVVFGAASLLATLADNPWQLIACRFLMGIGGSLLMPSTLSLLFTVFPPEEQRKAMAGWSMVAMLGVVAGPTVGGVLLNHFWWGSIFLLNVPIAALAILGTLALIPESKGPARNVDPVGAVLTIVGMASIVWAIVSIPADGWGSGRVLGGLAVGVVALTAFALWEKRSEHPMVPLALFRDRRFSGTSFSIVLLSFTAGGLLLALTQYLQFVLGYSPLKAGLALIPYALAAAVFNGLGAALGKKVADRTLICLGLLIIAASFGILTQVSDSTGYGLLIIGLLVMGIGGGLAGPAAYTLLMQAVPAEHRGVGSAMNDTVQQTGAALSVAVLGSVLAAAYSSALPDSVPEAARKSIAETLALGPDFFNAAKHAFTDAMSISMTVGAIGAVAGAVVALVLLPRGEAKVQDPAPASVDDPVH; the protein is encoded by the coding sequence GTGACTAGTACACCGTTCGAGTCTCCCGAGACGCCCGCCGAGACGCCCGCGACCGGTCACCCGCGTCGCTGGTGGATCCTGTCGATCCTGTGCCTGAGCCTGATGGTTCTGGTCGTCGACAACACCGTCCTCAACCTGGCGATCCCGTCGCTGATGCGCGACCTGGGCGCGACGCCCGCGGACATCCAGTGGGTGATCGACGCCTACATCCTGGCGTTCGCCGGGCTGCTGCTGACCGCCGGAAGCCTGTCCGACCGGTTCGGCCGGCGGAAGATGCTGCTCCTCGGCCTGGTGGTGTTCGGTGCGGCCTCCCTGCTGGCGACGCTGGCCGACAACCCCTGGCAGCTGATCGCGTGCCGCTTCCTGATGGGCATCGGCGGGTCGCTGCTGATGCCGAGCACGCTGTCGCTGCTGTTCACGGTGTTCCCGCCGGAGGAGCAGCGCAAGGCGATGGCGGGCTGGTCCATGGTCGCGATGCTCGGCGTGGTTGCCGGCCCGACCGTCGGCGGCGTGTTGCTGAACCACTTCTGGTGGGGCTCGATCTTCCTGCTGAACGTGCCGATCGCCGCCCTCGCGATCCTCGGGACGCTGGCCCTGATCCCGGAGTCGAAGGGCCCGGCGCGCAACGTCGACCCGGTCGGCGCGGTGCTGACGATCGTCGGGATGGCGTCGATCGTCTGGGCGATCGTGTCGATCCCGGCGGACGGCTGGGGTTCCGGCCGGGTGCTCGGCGGCCTGGCGGTCGGTGTGGTCGCGCTGACCGCGTTCGCGCTGTGGGAGAAGCGGAGCGAGCATCCGATGGTGCCGCTGGCCTTGTTCCGGGATCGCCGGTTCAGCGGTACGAGTTTCTCGATCGTGCTGTTGTCGTTCACCGCGGGCGGGTTGCTGCTGGCGCTGACGCAGTACCTGCAGTTCGTGCTGGGATACAGCCCGTTGAAGGCCGGGCTGGCGTTGATTCCGTACGCCCTCGCCGCCGCGGTGTTCAACGGTCTCGGCGCCGCGCTGGGCAAGAAGGTCGCGGACCGGACGCTGATCTGCCTCGGGCTGCTGATCATCGCGGCCAGCTTCGGCATCCTGACCCAGGTGTCCGACTCGACCGGGTACGGCCTGCTGATCATCGGCCTGCTGGTGATGGGGATCGGCGGTGGCCTGGCCGGACCGGCGGCGTACACGCTGTTGATGCAGGCTGTTCCGGCGGAGCACCGCGGTGTGGGTTCGGCGATGAACGACACCGTGCAGCAGACCGGTGCCGCGCTGTCGGTCGCCGTACTCGGCAGTGTGCTCGCCGCGGCGTACTCCTCGGCGCTGCCGGACTCCGTGCCGGAGGCGGCCCGGAAGTCGATCGCCGAGACGCTCGCGCTCGGTCCGGACTTCTTCAACGCCGCCAAGCACGCGTTCACCGACGCCATGTCGATCTCGATGACGGTCGGCGCCATCGGCGCGGTCGCGGGCGCGGTCGTTGCCCTGGTGCTCCTGCCCCGCGGCGAGGCCAAGGTCCAGGACCCCGCTCCGGCATCCGTGGACGACCCGGTGCACTGA
- a CDS encoding TetR/AcrR family transcriptional regulator C-terminal domain-containing protein — translation MKETIWTRQRTAAPARETLSREQIVKMAMLVLDEEGVAGLSMRKLAARLGSGATSLYWHVPTKDDLVDLLIDEVWGEIDVPEPELAGWRSGALLFGHSLRSAVLRHPWLPEVMYTRPSVGPHAMTLGERGLVLFGAAGFTAREVDLAMGSVMSYVLGTVSAEVATREMVRKSGRSEESWVSDLLAQAEAAADEYPHMQESVRRRTSADLDSELTANFVFGLDALLDGLEAKVKK, via the coding sequence ATGAAGGAAACGATCTGGACCCGGCAACGGACGGCGGCACCGGCGCGCGAGACGCTCAGCCGGGAGCAGATCGTGAAGATGGCGATGCTCGTCCTGGACGAGGAGGGGGTCGCCGGACTGAGCATGCGCAAGCTCGCCGCCAGGCTCGGGTCCGGCGCGACCAGCCTCTACTGGCACGTGCCGACCAAGGACGACCTCGTCGACCTGCTGATCGACGAGGTCTGGGGCGAGATCGACGTACCCGAACCGGAGCTGGCCGGCTGGCGGAGCGGGGCGCTCCTGTTCGGGCACAGCCTGCGGTCCGCCGTACTGCGGCACCCGTGGCTGCCCGAGGTGATGTACACCCGGCCGAGCGTCGGTCCGCACGCGATGACGCTCGGCGAGCGCGGTCTGGTGCTGTTCGGAGCGGCCGGGTTCACCGCCCGCGAGGTCGATCTGGCGATGGGCAGCGTGATGTCGTACGTGCTCGGCACGGTCAGCGCCGAGGTGGCGACCCGCGAGATGGTGCGGAAGTCCGGCCGCTCCGAGGAGAGTTGGGTGAGCGACCTACTGGCCCAGGCCGAGGCCGCCGCCGACGAGTACCCGCACATGCAGGAGTCGGTCCGGCGCCGGACCTCGGCCGACCTGGATTCCGAGCTGACCGCGAACTTCGTCTTCGGTCTCGACGCGCTCCTCGACGGCCTCGAGGCCAAGGTCAAGAAGTAG
- a CDS encoding PHP domain-containing protein: MTFDLPGRFWRGNLHTHSNLSDGALSPAETAQVYREAGYDFVAITDHFRPEYGFPMTDTRELRSDAFTTLIGAELHAPRTEAGQQWHIIAAGLPLDFSPPADTETGPELARRARVAGAFIGMAHPSASLLTALDAESLDAAHSVEVYNALSDRENRGDSWHLADVLLNRGHRLTTYAADDAHLQPQDPPPCQAWVHVRAEVLAPDALLAALKAGHFYSSTGPDLYDVHIEGDMVVVRCSPATKVLLSGGVPGAEVAQGTDLTECSLPLALFRGTHCRITIEDAAGRRAWTNPIHLPF; the protein is encoded by the coding sequence TTGACGTTCGATCTGCCGGGGCGGTTCTGGCGCGGCAACCTGCACACCCACTCGAACCTGTCCGACGGGGCGTTGTCGCCGGCCGAGACCGCGCAGGTGTACCGCGAGGCCGGGTACGACTTCGTGGCGATCACCGACCACTTCCGGCCGGAGTACGGCTTCCCGATGACGGACACGCGCGAGCTACGGTCCGACGCGTTCACCACGCTGATCGGCGCCGAGCTCCACGCGCCGCGGACCGAGGCCGGGCAGCAGTGGCACATCATCGCGGCCGGCCTGCCGCTGGACTTCTCACCCCCGGCGGACACCGAGACCGGTCCTGAGCTCGCCCGACGAGCGCGGGTTGCGGGCGCCTTCATCGGCATGGCCCACCCGTCCGCGTCGCTCCTGACGGCGCTCGACGCCGAGAGCTTGGACGCGGCTCACTCGGTCGAGGTCTACAACGCACTCTCCGACCGGGAGAACCGCGGCGACAGCTGGCATCTGGCCGACGTCTTGCTGAACCGCGGTCACCGCCTCACGACGTACGCCGCCGACGACGCGCACCTGCAACCCCAGGACCCGCCACCGTGCCAGGCCTGGGTCCACGTCCGCGCCGAAGTACTCGCACCGGACGCGCTCCTGGCCGCCCTGAAGGCCGGCCACTTCTACTCCAGCACCGGCCCCGACCTGTACGACGTACACATCGAGGGCGACATGGTCGTGGTCCGCTGCTCACCCGCGACGAAGGTCCTGCTGAGCGGCGGCGTCCCAGGGGCCGAGGTTGCCCAGGGCACCGACCTGACCGAGTGCTCGCTCCCGCTGGCGCTGTTCCGCGGCACCCACTGCCGCATCACGATCGAGGACGCCGCCGGCCGCCGCGCCTGGACCAACCCGATCCATCTGCCGTTCTGA
- a CDS encoding TrmH family RNA methyltransferase, with amino-acid sequence MASPGLLTAQSVRIKQARRLATRAFRRKTGRFLVEGPQAVREALEHRELVLEVYAEPEVATRHRDLRDLAAAAAVPWFEVNRAAVEALSETVTSQGVVAVCSLVTVPFGPTGKLIAAGVQVRDPGNIGTLIRTADAAGADAVVLSTESVDPHNPKAVRASVGSIFHVPISTDVDIVTAVQSWREQGLQVLAADGYGATDLDTCIDDGTLAKPTVWLFGNEAHGLPDSINAVVDHSVKVPIYGRAESLNLATAAAICLYASAREQRR; translated from the coding sequence GTGGCGAGCCCTGGTCTGCTGACCGCACAGTCCGTGCGGATCAAGCAGGCCCGGCGGCTCGCCACTCGTGCGTTCCGGCGCAAGACCGGCCGGTTCCTGGTCGAGGGACCGCAGGCCGTCCGGGAAGCACTCGAGCACCGCGAGCTGGTCCTCGAGGTGTACGCCGAGCCTGAGGTGGCGACCCGTCATCGAGACCTCCGCGATCTCGCCGCGGCGGCCGCTGTCCCGTGGTTCGAGGTCAACCGCGCCGCCGTCGAGGCGCTGAGCGAGACCGTCACCTCGCAAGGGGTCGTCGCCGTGTGCTCCCTCGTCACGGTGCCGTTCGGGCCGACCGGCAAGCTGATCGCGGCCGGCGTACAGGTCCGCGACCCCGGCAACATCGGCACCCTGATCCGTACTGCGGACGCGGCCGGCGCCGATGCCGTCGTACTGTCGACAGAGTCCGTCGACCCGCACAACCCGAAGGCGGTCCGGGCCAGTGTCGGCAGCATCTTCCATGTGCCGATCAGCACGGACGTGGACATCGTCACGGCCGTCCAGTCCTGGCGCGAGCAGGGTCTGCAGGTGCTCGCCGCCGACGGGTACGGCGCCACCGACCTGGACACCTGCATCGACGACGGCACGCTGGCCAAGCCGACCGTCTGGCTGTTCGGCAACGAGGCCCACGGCCTCCCCGACAGCATCAACGCCGTCGTCGACCATTCGGTGAAGGTCCCGATCTACGGCCGGGCCGAGTCCCTCAACCTGGCCACCGCTGCCGCGATCTGCCTGTATGCCTCGGCCCGGGAGCAACGACGTTGA
- the rplT gene encoding 50S ribosomal protein L20 encodes MARVKRAVNAHKKRRVVLEQASGYRGQRSRLYRKAKEQVTHSLVYAYRDRKARKGDFRKLWIQRINAAVRAEDLTYNRFVQGLRLAEVEVDRKILADMAVNDPAAFSAIVQVAKAALPTDVNAPKADVSAA; translated from the coding sequence ATGGCACGCGTGAAGCGGGCAGTCAACGCCCACAAGAAGCGCCGGGTCGTACTCGAGCAGGCCAGCGGCTACCGCGGCCAGCGCTCGCGGCTGTACCGCAAGGCCAAGGAGCAGGTCACTCACTCGCTCGTCTACGCCTACCGTGACCGCAAGGCGCGCAAGGGCGACTTCCGCAAGCTGTGGATCCAGCGGATCAACGCCGCGGTCCGGGCCGAGGACCTGACCTACAACCGCTTCGTCCAGGGCCTGCGGCTCGCCGAGGTCGAGGTCGACCGCAAGATCCTGGCCGACATGGCTGTCAACGACCCGGCCGCGTTCTCCGCGATCGTGCAGGTGGCCAAGGCTGCCCTGCCGACCGACGTGAACGCGCCGAAGGCCGACGTTTCCGCGGCCTGA
- the rpmI gene encoding 50S ribosomal protein L35, with product MPKMKTHSGMKKRVRITGTGKVRREQTGVRHLAEAKTSKRKRRLSGTVEVAPAFAKKAKKLLGI from the coding sequence ATGCCGAAGATGAAGACCCACTCGGGGATGAAGAAGCGCGTCCGGATCACCGGCACGGGCAAGGTTCGCCGCGAGCAGACCGGTGTCCGCCACCTCGCCGAGGCGAAGACGTCCAAGCGCAAGCGGCGCCTGAGCGGCACCGTCGAGGTCGCCCCCGCGTTCGCGAAGAAGGCCAAGAAGCTTCTCGGCATCTGA
- the infC gene encoding translation initiation factor IF-3, giving the protein MRVNERIRVPEVRLVGPNGEQVGIVRIEDALRLAQEADLDLVEVAATARPPVCKLMDFGKYKYETAQKARESRRNQTNTIIKEMKLRPKIDPHDYETKKGHVVRFLKAGDKVKITIMFRGREQSRPELGFRLLQRLAEDVTELGFVESSPRQDGRNMIMVLGPHKKKSEARVDVEAEKAQRKAEREADEQAERAERVEQAHAHEAERAAGATKKPKGPADNLDPE; this is encoded by the coding sequence TTGCGCGTCAACGAGCGCATCCGCGTTCCCGAGGTGCGACTGGTCGGACCGAACGGTGAGCAGGTTGGCATCGTCCGGATCGAGGACGCACTGCGGCTGGCCCAGGAGGCCGATCTCGACCTGGTCGAGGTCGCGGCAACCGCCCGGCCTCCGGTCTGCAAGTTGATGGATTTCGGCAAGTACAAGTACGAGACCGCGCAGAAGGCGCGCGAGTCACGCCGGAACCAGACCAACACCATCATCAAAGAGATGAAGCTGCGGCCGAAGATCGACCCGCACGACTACGAGACCAAGAAGGGTCACGTGGTCCGGTTCCTGAAGGCCGGGGACAAGGTCAAGATCACCATCATGTTCCGCGGACGCGAGCAGTCCCGGCCCGAGCTCGGGTTCCGGTTGCTGCAGCGGCTCGCCGAAGACGTGACCGAGCTCGGCTTCGTCGAGTCCTCGCCGCGCCAGGACGGCCGGAACATGATCATGGTGCTCGGACCGCACAAGAAGAAGTCCGAGGCGCGCGTGGACGTGGAAGCCGAGAAGGCGCAGCGGAAGGCAGAGCGCGAGGCCGACGAGCAGGCGGAGCGCGCCGAGCGCGTCGAGCAGGCCCACGCCCACGAAGCCGAACGCGCCGCCGGCGCCACCAAGAAGCCGAAGGGTCCGGCCGACAACCTCGACCCGGAGTGA
- a CDS encoding DUF1844 domain-containing protein encodes MTDADATPQSPAAPDPLSTASRDIAEVPAVEIISTAALHLMSAAAVNLGLAADLPDHKDLDEARSLIDSLAGLMDAAAPSLGHHHAAPLRDGLRSLQLAFREASSIQDEPGQGPGEKYTGAVFPAGRG; translated from the coding sequence ATGACCGACGCAGATGCCACTCCGCAGTCCCCCGCCGCACCCGATCCGCTGTCGACCGCGTCCCGCGACATCGCCGAGGTCCCTGCCGTCGAGATCATCTCGACGGCCGCACTCCACCTGATGAGCGCGGCCGCCGTCAACCTCGGCCTGGCCGCCGACCTCCCCGACCACAAGGACCTCGACGAGGCCCGCTCGCTGATCGACTCCCTGGCCGGCCTGATGGACGCCGCCGCGCCTTCGCTCGGCCACCACCACGCCGCACCCCTCCGCGACGGCCTCCGCTCGCTGCAGCTGGCCTTCCGTGAAGCCAGCAGCATCCAGGACGAGCCCGGCCAAGGCCCCGGCGAGAAGTACACCGGCGCTGTCTTCCCGGCCGGCCGCGGGTAG
- a CDS encoding FAD-dependent oxidoreductase: MSTHHAIAIIGAGLGGLTLARILHVNGIEAAVYELDESPSARTQGGMLDIHEDSGQQALRAAGLYDDFLRIILPGAESMKIYDQHAVLRLSHDHEGGGRPEVHRRDLRDLLLGGLPDGVVRWGSRVVEISDDREVRLADGSTFTADLLVGADGAWSKVRPLVSDATPSYLGLSFAELNLLDPEARHPDSAELIGGGMMMALGDGRGFLAHREPDRLHVYAAVRMDAEWSAGEITKETLLAEFKDWDDRFLRLVHEADGELIPRAIHALPIGHRWNRIPGVTLLGDAAHVMSPFAGEGANLAMQDGAELAAALIAQPDDTEAALATYEAALFPRAEASAAESEQNLEISFAPDAPAGILNFFASMA, encoded by the coding sequence ATGAGCACACATCACGCAATCGCGATCATCGGCGCCGGTCTGGGCGGGTTGACGCTGGCCCGGATCCTGCACGTCAACGGCATCGAGGCCGCTGTCTACGAGCTGGACGAGTCACCGTCGGCCCGGACCCAGGGCGGCATGCTCGACATCCACGAAGACTCCGGCCAGCAGGCGCTGCGCGCAGCCGGGCTGTACGACGACTTCCTCCGGATCATCCTGCCGGGCGCCGAGTCGATGAAGATCTACGACCAGCACGCCGTACTGCGGCTCTCGCACGACCATGAGGGTGGCGGACGGCCGGAGGTGCATCGCCGGGACCTGCGCGACCTGCTGCTCGGCGGTCTGCCGGACGGCGTCGTCCGTTGGGGCTCGAGGGTCGTCGAGATCTCGGACGATCGGGAGGTGCGGCTGGCCGACGGGAGCACGTTCACCGCCGATCTGCTGGTCGGTGCGGACGGCGCGTGGTCCAAGGTCCGGCCATTGGTCTCGGACGCAACCCCGTCGTACCTGGGTCTCTCGTTCGCCGAGCTGAATCTGCTCGACCCCGAGGCGCGCCACCCGGACAGCGCCGAGCTGATCGGCGGCGGCATGATGATGGCCCTCGGTGACGGCCGCGGCTTCCTGGCCCACCGCGAGCCCGACCGCCTGCACGTGTACGCCGCCGTGCGGATGGACGCGGAGTGGTCTGCCGGTGAGATCACCAAGGAGACGCTGCTGGCCGAGTTCAAGGACTGGGACGACCGCTTTCTCCGCCTCGTCCACGAAGCCGATGGTGAGCTGATCCCACGGGCGATCCACGCCCTGCCGATCGGTCACCGCTGGAATCGGATCCCCGGCGTCACCCTCCTCGGCGACGCCGCCCACGTGATGTCGCCGTTCGCCGGCGAAGGCGCCAACCTGGCGATGCAGGACGGAGCCGAGCTGGCCGCCGCCCTCATCGCCCAGCCCGACGACACCGAGGCAGCCCTCGCCACCTACGAAGCAGCCCTCTTCCCCCGCGCCGAGGCGTCCGCCGCTGAATCTGAGCAGAACCTCGAGATCTCCTTCGCGCCCGATGCCCCCGCCGGCATCCTCAACTTCTTCGCCTCCATGGCCTGA